One stretch of Molothrus aeneus isolate 106 chromosome 2, BPBGC_Maene_1.0, whole genome shotgun sequence DNA includes these proteins:
- the SRPX gene encoding sushi repeat-containing protein SRPX isoform X1, producing the protein MGSCWLRLAALLALGARASLEYEGSGYSLLEDDEDVYARSRYKETPWCSPIKVKHGYANCRTPQGEYYKNVLGTRCDIRCQKGYELHGPHQLICQSSKRWSGKVLCKQKRCPTLSMPTNGGFKCLDGAYFGSRCEYYCSPGYQLKGDRIVTCMDSKAWSGRPAACVDTEPPRIQCPSVKEKSAEPNKVTARVFWDTPEGRDTADGILTDVILKGLPPGSHFPEGDHKIQYTVYDRAENKGTCKFLVKVRVRRCVKLNAPDNGYIKCSGDGNNYGATCEFSCIGGYELQGSPARVCQYNLGWSGVEPTCAPMNINVNVRTAAALLDQFYEKRRLLIISTPTAANFFYRMQLGMLQPAQCGLDLRHVTVVELVGIFPTLIGRIGVKLLPPSLALQLRLLLRIPHYSFNIVVMDKHGMDKERYPFPATPAELFALIDKFPLRKDEMKLQAEIGHSCP; encoded by the exons atggggagctgctggctgcgcCTCGCCGCGCTGCTCGCCCTGGGCGCCCGGGCCAGCCTGGAGTACGAGG GATCAGGATATTCACTCCTTGAAGATGATGAGGATGTTTATGCACGCAGTAGATACAAAG AAACACCATGGTGCTCCCCCATTAAGGTGAAACATGGTTATGCAAACTGCAGGACACCTCAAGGGGAATATTACAAGAATGTGTTGGGCACAAGATGTGATATTCGCTGTCAGAAGGGCTACGAGCTGCATGGCCCTCACCAGCTGATTTGCCAGTCCAGCAAACGCTGGTCTGGGAAGGTGCTCTGCAAAC aaaAGCGTTGCCCTACCCTGTCCATGCCAACCAACGGGGGCTTCAAGTGTTTGGACGGTGCCTACTTTGGCTCAAGGTGTGAGTACTACTGCTCCCCAGGGTACCAGCTCAAGGGGGACCGCATCGTCACCTGCATGGACAGCAAGGCCTGGAGCGGCCGCCCGGCAGCCTGCGTTG ACACCGAGCCCCCGAGGATCCAGTGCCCGAGCGTGAAGGAGAAATCGGCGGAGCCCAACAAGGTGACGGCGCGCGTGTTCTGGGACACGCCTGAGGGACGGGACACCGCCGACGGCATCCTCACCGA TGTTATTTTGAAAGGCCTGCCACCAGGGTCACATTTTCCAGAAGGCGACCACAAAATCCAGTATACTGTGTATGACAGAGCTGAAAACAAAGGCACCTGCAAATTTCTTGTTAAAGTCAGAG TCAGGCGCTGTGTGAAGTTAAATGCCCCAGATAATGGCTACATCAAGTGCTCAGGTGATGGCAATAACTATGGTGCTACCTGTGAGTTCTCCTGCATTGGTGGCTATGAGCTGCAAGGAAGCCCAGCTCGAGTCTGCCAGTACAATTTGGGGTGGTCAGGAGTGGAGCCAACCTGTGCAC CCATGAATATTAATGTGAATGTGAGGACTGCAGCTGCACTTCTGGATCAGTTTTATGAGAAGCGGAGACTGCTGATTATTTCAACTCCTACTGCTGCTAACTTCTTCTACAGGAtgcagctggggatgctgcag CCAGCGCAGTGTGGGTTAGACCTGCGGCACGTCACCGTGGTGGAGCTGGTGGGAATCTTCCCAACACTGATAGGAAGAATAGGAGTGAAGCTGCTGCCTCCATCACTTGCCCTGCAGCTCAG gctgctgctgaggatcCCCCATTACAGTTTCAACATCGTGGTGATGGACAAGCACGGCATGGACAAGGAGCGCTACCCCTTCCCAGCAACACCAGCTGAGCTCTTTGCCCTTATTGACAAATTCCCCTTGAGAAAAGATGAGATGAAACTGCAAGCAGAAATTGGTCACTCATGTCCCTAA
- the SRPX gene encoding sushi repeat-containing protein SRPX isoform X2 produces MGSCWLRLAALLALGARASLEYEETPWCSPIKVKHGYANCRTPQGEYYKNVLGTRCDIRCQKGYELHGPHQLICQSSKRWSGKVLCKQKRCPTLSMPTNGGFKCLDGAYFGSRCEYYCSPGYQLKGDRIVTCMDSKAWSGRPAACVDTEPPRIQCPSVKEKSAEPNKVTARVFWDTPEGRDTADGILTDVILKGLPPGSHFPEGDHKIQYTVYDRAENKGTCKFLVKVRVRRCVKLNAPDNGYIKCSGDGNNYGATCEFSCIGGYELQGSPARVCQYNLGWSGVEPTCAPMNINVNVRTAAALLDQFYEKRRLLIISTPTAANFFYRMQLGMLQPAQCGLDLRHVTVVELVGIFPTLIGRIGVKLLPPSLALQLRLLLRIPHYSFNIVVMDKHGMDKERYPFPATPAELFALIDKFPLRKDEMKLQAEIGHSCP; encoded by the exons atggggagctgctggctgcgcCTCGCCGCGCTGCTCGCCCTGGGCGCCCGGGCCAGCCTGGAGTACGAGG AAACACCATGGTGCTCCCCCATTAAGGTGAAACATGGTTATGCAAACTGCAGGACACCTCAAGGGGAATATTACAAGAATGTGTTGGGCACAAGATGTGATATTCGCTGTCAGAAGGGCTACGAGCTGCATGGCCCTCACCAGCTGATTTGCCAGTCCAGCAAACGCTGGTCTGGGAAGGTGCTCTGCAAAC aaaAGCGTTGCCCTACCCTGTCCATGCCAACCAACGGGGGCTTCAAGTGTTTGGACGGTGCCTACTTTGGCTCAAGGTGTGAGTACTACTGCTCCCCAGGGTACCAGCTCAAGGGGGACCGCATCGTCACCTGCATGGACAGCAAGGCCTGGAGCGGCCGCCCGGCAGCCTGCGTTG ACACCGAGCCCCCGAGGATCCAGTGCCCGAGCGTGAAGGAGAAATCGGCGGAGCCCAACAAGGTGACGGCGCGCGTGTTCTGGGACACGCCTGAGGGACGGGACACCGCCGACGGCATCCTCACCGA TGTTATTTTGAAAGGCCTGCCACCAGGGTCACATTTTCCAGAAGGCGACCACAAAATCCAGTATACTGTGTATGACAGAGCTGAAAACAAAGGCACCTGCAAATTTCTTGTTAAAGTCAGAG TCAGGCGCTGTGTGAAGTTAAATGCCCCAGATAATGGCTACATCAAGTGCTCAGGTGATGGCAATAACTATGGTGCTACCTGTGAGTTCTCCTGCATTGGTGGCTATGAGCTGCAAGGAAGCCCAGCTCGAGTCTGCCAGTACAATTTGGGGTGGTCAGGAGTGGAGCCAACCTGTGCAC CCATGAATATTAATGTGAATGTGAGGACTGCAGCTGCACTTCTGGATCAGTTTTATGAGAAGCGGAGACTGCTGATTATTTCAACTCCTACTGCTGCTAACTTCTTCTACAGGAtgcagctggggatgctgcag CCAGCGCAGTGTGGGTTAGACCTGCGGCACGTCACCGTGGTGGAGCTGGTGGGAATCTTCCCAACACTGATAGGAAGAATAGGAGTGAAGCTGCTGCCTCCATCACTTGCCCTGCAGCTCAG gctgctgctgaggatcCCCCATTACAGTTTCAACATCGTGGTGATGGACAAGCACGGCATGGACAAGGAGCGCTACCCCTTCCCAGCAACACCAGCTGAGCTCTTTGCCCTTATTGACAAATTCCCCTTGAGAAAAGATGAGATGAAACTGCAAGCAGAAATTGGTCACTCATGTCCCTAA